A genomic region of Bacteroides acidifaciens contains the following coding sequences:
- the purE gene encoding 5-(carboxyamino)imidazole ribonucleotide mutase, whose product MTPIVSIIMGSTSDLPVMEKAAQLLNDMHVPFEMNALSAHRTPEAVEEFAKNARNRGIKVIIAAAGMAAALPGVIAANTTLPVIGVPVKGSVLDGVDALYSIIQMPPGIPVATVAINGAMNAAILAIQMLALSDEKLAEAFAAYKEGLKKKIVKANEELKEVKFEYKTN is encoded by the coding sequence ATGACTCCAATTGTAAGTATCATCATGGGCAGTACGTCCGATCTTCCTGTTATGGAGAAGGCTGCGCAACTGCTGAATGATATGCATGTACCGTTCGAAATGAACGCGCTTTCTGCTCACCGCACGCCTGAGGCTGTGGAAGAATTTGCCAAGAATGCCCGCAACCGCGGCATTAAAGTGATTATCGCTGCTGCCGGAATGGCTGCCGCCCTTCCCGGTGTAATTGCAGCTAACACTACACTTCCTGTTATCGGAGTGCCCGTAAAAGGTTCCGTGCTCGATGGCGTAGATGCTCTTTACTCTATCATCCAGATGCCTCCGGGCATTCCTGTAGCCACCGTTGCCATTAACGGAGCGATGAATGCGGCTATTCTGGCCATCCAGATGCTTGCGTTGAGTGACGAGAAACTGGCGGAAGCTTTTGCTGCTTACAAAGAAGGACTGAAAAAGAAAATCGTAAAAGCAAACGAAGAACTGAAAGAAGTTAAGTTTGAATATAAAACGAACTAA
- a CDS encoding 4-hydroxy-3-methylbut-2-en-1-yl diphosphate synthase, producing MDLFNYFRRETTEVNIGAVPLGGPNSIRVQSMTNTSTQDTQACVEQAKRIVDAGGEYVRLTTQGIKEAENLMNINIGLRSQGYMVPLVADVHFNPKVADVAAQYAEKVRINPGNYVDAARTFKKLEYTDEEYAQEIQKIHDRFVPFLNICKENHTAIRIGVNHGSLSDRIMSRYGDTPAGMVESCMEFLRICVEENFTDVVISIKASNTVVMVKTVRLLVDVMEKEGMAFPLHLGVTEAGDGEDGRIKSALGIGALLSDGLGDTIRVSLSEAPEAEIPVARKLVDYVLLRQGHPYIPGLEAPEFNYLSPERRKTKAVRNIGGEHVPVVIADRMDGKTEVNPQFTPDYIYAGRALPEQREAGVEYILDADVWQGETGTWPAFNHVQLPLMGGCNAELKFLFMPYMAQTEEVIACLKQHPEVVIVSQSNHPNRLGEHRALVHQLMTEGLQNPVVFFQHYAEDNAEDLQIKSAADMGALIFDGLCDGIFLFNQGNLSHAVVDATAFGILQAGRTRTSKTEYISCPGCGRTLYDLEKTIARIKAATSHLTGLKIGIMGCIVNGPGEMADADYGYVGAGRGKISLYKGKVCVEKNIPEEEAVERLLEFIRNDRGENS from the coding sequence ATGGATCTATTCAATTATTTTCGAAGAGAAACCACAGAAGTGAATATTGGGGCTGTACCGTTGGGCGGCCCCAATTCTATTCGTGTCCAGTCGATGACCAACACGTCTACACAGGATACGCAGGCTTGTGTGGAACAGGCGAAGCGTATTGTTGACGCAGGTGGCGAATATGTCCGATTGACAACGCAAGGCATCAAGGAAGCGGAAAACTTGATGAATATCAATATCGGTTTGCGCAGCCAGGGATATATGGTCCCGCTGGTGGCCGATGTGCACTTCAATCCGAAGGTTGCCGACGTAGCCGCTCAATATGCGGAAAAGGTGCGTATCAATCCGGGGAATTATGTAGATGCTGCGCGTACTTTTAAGAAACTGGAATATACAGACGAAGAGTACGCACAGGAAATACAAAAGATTCATGACCGGTTTGTTCCTTTCCTGAATATCTGCAAAGAGAACCACACGGCTATCCGTATCGGAGTGAACCACGGTTCTTTGTCCGACCGCATCATGTCACGCTATGGTGATACACCTGCCGGGATGGTGGAATCTTGTATGGAATTTCTCCGCATCTGTGTTGAGGAGAATTTCACTGATGTAGTGATTTCCATCAAAGCGTCCAATACGGTCGTAATGGTGAAAACCGTCCGACTGTTGGTGGACGTGATGGAAAAAGAAGGCATGGCTTTCCCACTGCATCTCGGAGTGACGGAAGCCGGAGACGGAGAAGACGGGCGTATCAAGTCTGCTCTCGGCATCGGCGCATTGTTGAGCGACGGGTTGGGCGATACCATCCGCGTATCTTTGAGTGAAGCACCCGAAGCTGAAATTCCGGTAGCCCGTAAATTGGTGGATTATGTTCTGTTGAGGCAGGGTCATCCCTATATTCCGGGCTTGGAAGCACCGGAATTCAACTATCTGTCTCCTGAACGCCGGAAGACAAAAGCGGTCCGTAACATCGGAGGCGAACATGTGCCCGTAGTCATTGCCGACCGCATGGATGGAAAGACGGAAGTAAATCCCCAATTCACTCCGGATTATATCTATGCCGGACGTGCTTTGCCTGAACAGCGTGAAGCAGGTGTGGAATATATCCTCGATGCAGACGTATGGCAAGGGGAAACCGGAACTTGGCCTGCCTTTAATCATGTGCAATTACCGCTGATGGGCGGATGTAATGCAGAACTCAAATTCCTGTTCATGCCTTATATGGCACAGACAGAAGAAGTAATCGCCTGTCTGAAGCAACATCCGGAAGTGGTCATTGTTTCCCAAAGCAATCACCCGAACCGTTTGGGCGAACACCGCGCATTGGTGCATCAACTAATGACGGAAGGTTTGCAAAACCCGGTTGTCTTCTTCCAACATTACGCAGAAGATAATGCAGAGGATTTGCAAATAAAATCTGCCGCCGATATGGGCGCATTGATTTTTGACGGACTTTGCGATGGTATCTTCCTGTTCAATCAAGGTAACCTGAGCCATGCTGTAGTAGACGCCACTGCTTTCGGAATCCTGCAAGCCGGACGCACCCGTACCTCTAAGACAGAATATATCTCTTGTCCCGGTTGCGGTCGTACGCTTTACGACTTGGAGAAGACGATTGCCCGCATCAAGGCAGCTACCTCACATCTGACAGGACTGAAAATCGGTATCATGGGCTGTATCGTGAATGGTCCCGGTGAAATGGCAGATGCTGACTACGGTTATGTAGGTGCCGGACGAGGCAAAATCAGTCTTTATAAAGGCAAGGTCTGTGTAGAAAAGAATATTCCCGAAGAAGAAGCAGTGGAAAGATTGTTGGAGTTTATACGGAATGACAGGGGAGAAAATTCTTAG
- a CDS encoding structural protein P5 yields the protein MTRGLRNNNPGNIRHDGTRWQGEIIPSTDFAFKQFKTMAYGYRAMLKLLRNYSLLHHCYTIRTMVSRWAPPSENDTKGYITTVAKIAGIDPDRRIDVYDRHLMCSLAGAMSRVENGVPAVMADVEAGWDLL from the coding sequence ATGACTAGAGGATTGAGAAATAATAATCCAGGTAACATTCGTCATGATGGTACACGATGGCAGGGAGAAATAATTCCCTCAACAGATTTTGCATTCAAACAGTTCAAAACGATGGCATATGGCTATAGAGCCATGTTGAAGCTACTACGTAATTATTCGTTGTTGCATCATTGCTATACTATCCGTACGATGGTGAGCCGATGGGCTCCACCTTCGGAGAACGATACGAAAGGCTATATTACTACTGTCGCGAAGATAGCGGGCATCGACCCCGACCGGCGGATTGATGTTTATGACCGTCATCTCATGTGTTCGCTGGCGGGAGCTATGAGTCGGGTGGAGAATGGAGTGCCGGCTGTCATGGCTGATGTGGAAGCCGGATGGGATTTACTTTAA
- a CDS encoding porin family protein has translation MKKVLLFFALVAISVVSINAQDNLKWGVMAGMNVSKYTITGFDSRIGFHAGVKAELGLSQEASGAYMDFAALLTLKGAKIDGGSIASIKFNPYYLEVPVHVGYKYAVNDDFALFGNVGPYIAVGLFGKAKAKVDGNIADLGELGTNSASEDIFGDDGLKRFDFGLGLKAGVEFSKKYQVAISYDFGLIDVQKDLGMKNRNLMISLGYMF, from the coding sequence ATGAAAAAGGTTTTGTTATTTTTCGCTTTAGTAGCGATAAGCGTAGTAAGTATCAACGCGCAGGATAATCTGAAATGGGGTGTGATGGCAGGTATGAATGTCAGTAAATACACTATTACCGGATTTGACAGCAGGATAGGTTTTCATGCAGGTGTAAAAGCCGAATTAGGGTTGTCTCAGGAAGCGAGCGGGGCATATATGGATTTTGCAGCGTTACTGACATTAAAAGGTGCGAAGATTGATGGTGGTTCAATTGCAAGTATTAAATTTAATCCGTATTATTTGGAGGTCCCGGTACATGTTGGTTATAAATATGCAGTAAATGATGACTTTGCATTATTTGGTAATGTGGGTCCTTACATTGCTGTCGGCTTGTTTGGAAAGGCTAAAGCAAAAGTTGACGGTAATATTGCCGATTTAGGAGAGTTGGGTACTAACTCTGCATCCGAAGATATATTTGGCGATGACGGATTAAAACGATTCGATTTTGGTCTTGGACTGAAAGCCGGTGTTGAGTTCAGTAAGAAATATCAAGTTGCCATAAGTTACGATTTCGGTTTGATTGATGTGCAAAAAGATTTAGGAATGAAGAACAGAAACCTGATGATTTCATTAGGATATATGTTCTAA
- a CDS encoding heavy metal translocating P-type ATPase, whose product MGHCSCCAHGCASEKEVEVKNSIFQEYWKAGLSFILLISGIIMNALGFSFFHKEYVTLIWYIVAYIPVGFSVMKEAWESIKEKDYFSEFTLMIVATIGAFYIGEYPEGVAVMLFYTIGELFQDKAVDKAKRNIGALLDVRPEKVLVLRDNSLITESPTNVKVGEIIEIKSGERVPLDGVMLNEVAAFNTAALTGESVPRNIHEGEEVLAGMIVTDKVIRIKVTRPFDKSALARILELVQNASERKAPAELFIRKFARIYTPIVIGLAVLIVLFPFVYSFIDNQFAYVFNDWLYRALVFLVISCPCALVVSIPLGYFGGIGAASRLGILFKGGNYLDAITKINTVVFDKTGTLTQGTFEVQECKSASGIKEKELIKMVASVESNSTHPIAKAIVNYAKLQNVELLPVTGTREFAGFGLEAMINGTPVLVGNCRLLSKFNIKYPAELLQITDTIVVCAIGTDYAGYLLLADTLKEDAKKAIDDLKMLHIKNIQILSGDKQSIVTNFAEKLGIKSAYGDLLPEGKVRHLEELRQDGTNQIAFVGDGMNDAPVLALSHVGIAMGGLGSDAAIETADVVIQTDQPSKVAEAIKVGKLTRKIVWQNVSLAFGVKLLVLILGAGGIATLWEAVFADVGVALLAIMNAVRIQKMIK is encoded by the coding sequence ATGGGACATTGTAGTTGCTGTGCACACGGATGTGCATCAGAAAAGGAAGTTGAAGTTAAAAATTCTATATTTCAAGAATACTGGAAAGCAGGGCTTTCATTTATATTGCTGATAAGTGGTATTATAATGAATGCCCTGGGTTTCTCTTTTTTTCATAAAGAGTATGTAACTTTAATCTGGTATATTGTAGCTTATATTCCGGTCGGATTCTCTGTTATGAAAGAAGCGTGGGAGAGCATAAAAGAGAAAGACTACTTCAGTGAGTTTACTCTAATGATTGTTGCCACAATCGGAGCTTTCTATATTGGCGAATACCCGGAGGGGGTAGCCGTGATGCTGTTTTATACCATCGGCGAACTGTTTCAAGACAAGGCGGTTGATAAAGCAAAACGCAATATCGGCGCTTTATTGGATGTAAGGCCGGAGAAGGTTTTGGTACTGAGAGATAACAGTCTGATTACAGAAAGTCCGACGAATGTAAAGGTCGGCGAGATTATAGAGATAAAATCGGGCGAGAGAGTCCCTTTGGACGGAGTGATGCTCAACGAAGTTGCCGCTTTTAATACGGCGGCATTGACAGGTGAAAGTGTCCCCCGTAATATTCACGAAGGCGAAGAAGTGCTTGCCGGAATGATTGTGACGGATAAAGTGATTCGAATCAAGGTGACAAGACCATTCGATAAGAGTGCGCTTGCCCGAATATTGGAACTTGTGCAAAATGCTTCGGAACGAAAAGCTCCGGCAGAATTGTTTATCCGTAAATTTGCACGCATCTACACACCTATTGTTATAGGACTGGCGGTATTAATCGTACTCTTTCCGTTTGTTTATTCATTCATTGATAATCAGTTTGCGTATGTGTTTAATGACTGGCTGTACAGGGCTCTCGTCTTTCTGGTGATTTCGTGCCCGTGTGCTTTGGTAGTAAGTATTCCGTTGGGATATTTTGGTGGCATCGGAGCTGCTTCCCGGTTGGGAATCTTATTCAAAGGCGGTAATTATCTGGATGCAATCACTAAAATCAATACGGTTGTATTTGATAAAACGGGAACGCTGACTCAGGGAACTTTTGAAGTGCAAGAATGTAAATCCGCATCCGGTATTAAAGAAAAAGAATTGATTAAGATGGTTGCTTCGGTAGAAAGCAACAGTACCCATCCGATTGCTAAAGCCATAGTGAACTATGCAAAGCTACAAAACGTAGAACTGCTACCTGTCACCGGTACAAGAGAATTTGCCGGATTCGGTTTGGAGGCAATGATTAACGGAACTCCGGTATTGGTTGGAAACTGTCGTTTACTATCCAAATTTAATATCAAATATCCGGCAGAATTATTACAGATTACCGATACGATTGTAGTCTGCGCCATTGGAACAGACTATGCTGGTTATTTGTTATTAGCTGATACATTGAAAGAGGATGCAAAGAAAGCTATTGATGATTTAAAAATGTTGCATATCAAAAACATTCAGATATTATCCGGTGATAAACAGAGTATTGTTACTAACTTTGCGGAAAAGCTCGGTATCAAAAGTGCTTATGGAGATTTGTTGCCGGAAGGAAAAGTGCGGCATTTGGAAGAACTGCGGCAGGACGGGACGAATCAGATTGCATTTGTCGGTGATGGAATGAATGACGCACCGGTGCTTGCTTTAAGTCACGTTGGTATTGCCATGGGCGGATTGGGTAGCGATGCAGCGATTGAAACAGCCGATGTTGTGATACAGACAGACCAACCTTCAAAAGTAGCCGAAGCCATCAAGGTAGGAAAATTGACGCGCAAGATTGTCTGGCAGAACGTTTCGCTGGCATTCGGAGTAAAGCTGCTCGTACTGATATTGGGAGCCGGTGGAATCGCTACCCTTTGGGAAGCAGTTTTTGCAGATGTAGGTGTTGCGTTGCTCGCTATTATGAATGCTGTAAGAATACAGAAAATGATAAAGTAA
- a CDS encoding Fur family transcriptional regulator → MEENIYLDKLARRDIKPTAIRLLILKNMMEVERAVSLLDLETLLDTVDKSTISRTIALFLSHHLIHSIDDGSGSLKYAVCDNSCNCVVQDLHSHFYCEKCHKTFCLEGTHIPVVDLPEGFTLHSINYVLKGICSECTSQK, encoded by the coding sequence ATGGAAGAGAATATTTATTTGGATAAGTTGGCGCGGAGAGATATCAAGCCGACAGCAATAAGGCTTCTCATATTAAAGAATATGATGGAGGTTGAACGTGCAGTATCATTGCTTGATTTGGAGACTCTGCTGGATACAGTCGATAAATCGACCATTTCCCGTACTATCGCTCTCTTCTTGTCTCATCACCTCATACATAGCATAGACGATGGAAGCGGTTCGTTGAAGTATGCCGTTTGCGACAACTCTTGCAATTGTGTGGTGCAGGATTTACATTCACATTTCTATTGTGAGAAATGCCATAAGACATTTTGCCTGGAAGGGACGCATATCCCGGTGGTTGATTTGCCTGAAGGATTTACTTTGCACAGCATAAACTATGTACTAAAAGGGATTTGTTCCGAATGTACTTCTCAAAAATGA
- a CDS encoding malate dehydrogenase: MEFLTNEKLTIVGAAGMIGSNMAQTAMMMKLTPNICLYDPFAPALEGVAEELYHCGFEGANLTYTSDIKEALTGASYIVSSGGAARKAGMTREDLLKGNAEIAAQFGKDVRQYCPNVKHIVVIFNPADITGLITLLYAGLKPSQVSTLAALDSTRLQNELVKYFHIPASDIQNCRTYGGHGEQMAVFASTTKIKGEPLTDLIGTTRLPLTEWEALKVRVIQGGKHIIDLRGRSSFQSPAYLSIEMIAAAMGGQPFRWPAGTYVSNGKFDHIMMAMETSITKDGVTYKEVAGTPAEQEELEKSYEHLCKLRDEVIEMGIIPAIKDWHALNPNID, from the coding sequence ATGGAATTTCTAACCAACGAGAAACTTACGATTGTGGGAGCTGCCGGAATGATCGGCTCCAACATGGCACAAACAGCCATGATGATGAAACTCACTCCGAATATTTGTCTCTATGATCCATTCGCACCAGCTTTGGAAGGAGTGGCAGAAGAACTGTATCACTGCGGTTTTGAAGGTGCCAACCTCACCTATACTTCCGACATCAAGGAAGCGCTGACCGGAGCTTCTTATATTGTTTCTTCCGGTGGAGCAGCCCGCAAGGCAGGTATGACCCGCGAAGATTTGTTGAAAGGAAATGCAGAGATTGCCGCCCAATTTGGTAAAGATGTGCGTCAATACTGCCCGAATGTGAAACATATCGTTGTCATCTTCAATCCGGCAGACATTACCGGTTTGATTACCTTATTATATGCAGGTTTGAAACCTTCACAGGTTTCCACATTGGCTGCCCTTGACAGCACTCGCTTGCAAAATGAATTAGTGAAATACTTCCACATTCCTGCTTCCGACATTCAGAATTGCCGTACGTATGGCGGCCATGGAGAACAAATGGCTGTATTTGCATCTACCACCAAAATAAAAGGAGAACCCCTGACCGATCTCATCGGCACTACCCGTCTTCCGTTGACGGAATGGGAAGCACTGAAAGTACGTGTCATCCAAGGTGGAAAGCATATCATCGACCTGCGCGGCCGTTCTTCTTTCCAAAGTCCGGCTTATCTTTCCATTGAAATGATTGCTGCCGCTATGGGCGGACAACCTTTCCGCTGGCCTGCCGGAACGTATGTTTCTAACGGCAAATTCGACCATATCATGATGGCAATGGAAACTTCAATTACCAAAGACGGTGTTACTTATAAAGAAGTAGCCGGAACTCCTGCCGAACAGGAAGAACTGGAAAAGAGCTACGAACATCTGTGTAAACTTCGTGACGAAGTAATTGAAATGGGAATCATCCCAGCCATCAAGGACTGGCATGCATTGAATCCCAATATAGACTAA
- a CDS encoding S1 RNA-binding domain-containing protein — translation MSIELGKFNQLEVVKEVDFGVYLDGGEEGEILLPTRYVPEDCKIGDILNVFLYLDMDERLIATTLTPFVQVDQFACLEVSWVNQYGAFLNWGLMKDLFVPFREQKMKMQVGRKYVVHAHLDEESYRIVASAKVERYLSKDKPEYASGDEVNILIWQKTDLGFKAIIDNKYSGLLYENEIFRSLETGMEMKAFVKQVREDGKVDLILQKPGFEKIDDFAITLLDYIKEQGGRISLNDKSPAEDIYATFGVSKKTFKKGVGDLYKKRLIALHEDGITLAES, via the coding sequence ATGAGCATCGAATTAGGAAAGTTCAACCAGCTTGAAGTCGTGAAAGAAGTCGATTTCGGCGTATATCTCGACGGTGGGGAAGAAGGTGAGATTTTGTTGCCTACCCGCTATGTGCCCGAGGATTGTAAGATTGGGGACATTTTGAATGTGTTTCTTTATCTGGATATGGATGAGAGGTTGATTGCCACTACGCTGACCCCGTTCGTACAGGTCGACCAGTTTGCTTGTCTCGAAGTGTCTTGGGTGAATCAATACGGGGCTTTTTTGAATTGGGGGCTGATGAAAGACTTGTTTGTGCCGTTCCGTGAGCAGAAGATGAAGATGCAGGTGGGACGTAAATACGTGGTTCATGCGCATCTGGACGAAGAAAGTTATCGTATCGTGGCTTCGGCAAAGGTGGAGCGTTATCTGTCGAAAGACAAACCGGAGTATGCTTCGGGTGATGAGGTGAATATCCTTATCTGGCAAAAAACGGATTTGGGCTTTAAGGCTATTATAGATAATAAGTATAGCGGTCTGCTGTATGAGAATGAAATATTCCGTTCGCTGGAGACAGGGATGGAAATGAAAGCTTTCGTGAAGCAGGTGCGCGAAGATGGCAAAGTAGACTTGATTCTTCAGAAACCGGGCTTTGAGAAGATTGATGATTTTGCGATAACATTGCTGGATTATATCAAAGAACAGGGCGGGCGAATCAGCTTGAATGATAAAAGCCCTGCGGAAGATATTTATGCTACGTTCGGTGTGAGCAAAAAGACCTTCAAGAAAGGAGTGGGTGACTTGTATAAGAAACGTTTGATTGCCCTGCATGAGGATGGCATCACTTTGGCGGAATCCTAA
- a CDS encoding DUF4476 domain-containing protein, giving the protein MRRIIISLCILFAALSLKAQSLSGIRIDGGNTPILVYFGGNQMCLPTTTCFVANLRSGYYTIEVYATRFTRPGERVWKGEKLYNERVYFNGNGVKEIMVNERGGIRPDNRPGRPGQGGHRPNYDRHDRVMDNQLFQTFLGNVKKEPFKDDRIALINAALASSDFTSGQCLQLTKLYTFDDDRMEIMKMMYPRIVDKEAFFTVISTLTFSSNKDKMNEFVQNYGRR; this is encoded by the coding sequence ATGCGTAGGATAATAATAAGTCTCTGTATACTGTTTGCTGCCCTTTCCTTGAAGGCGCAATCCCTTAGCGGAATCCGCATTGACGGTGGAAATACACCGATTCTTGTTTACTTTGGCGGCAATCAGATGTGTCTGCCGACTACAACGTGTTTCGTTGCCAACTTGAGGTCGGGCTATTATACTATTGAAGTGTATGCTACCCGTTTCACCCGTCCGGGAGAGCGTGTATGGAAAGGAGAAAAGTTATATAATGAACGTGTCTATTTCAATGGAAATGGTGTAAAAGAGATAATGGTGAATGAACGTGGCGGGATTCGCCCGGACAACAGACCCGGACGTCCCGGACAAGGAGGGCATCGCCCGAATTACGACCGCCACGACAGAGTGATGGACAACCAACTCTTTCAGACATTTCTTGGTAATGTGAAGAAAGAACCTTTCAAAGATGACCGCATAGCATTGATAAATGCAGCATTGGCAAGTTCGGATTTCACTTCCGGTCAATGTCTCCAATTGACGAAACTCTATACTTTTGATGATGATCGGATGGAGATAATGAAGATGATGTATCCCCGGATTGTTGATAAAGAGGCGTTCTTCACAGTAATTTCTACGCTGACATTCTCTTCGAATAAGGATAAGATGAATGAGTTTGTGCAGAACTACGGAAGACGCTGA
- a CDS encoding DUF4476 domain-containing protein encodes MKKIHAVLFLSLILLTSACFTSSNMSGKMLMSIQQGMTPLEVRNVFGAEPDFRRFEGNSEEWEYRRYSTTANAGWSVVLIQFTDGRVSGMDSFKDRSMEMNATTVVTPSPTAVTAIGAFPNRYPVEEIRVMSDSEFENFHDKLKFTIMDDEQKKMIERMLQKHDVTSAQCVEMVKEISYTPDQVEMMKKMYPYVRDKQNFNKVINILFSDIYKDEVRKFIKEYHQNNK; translated from the coding sequence ATGAAAAAGATACACGCTGTTTTGTTTTTGTCATTGATTCTTTTGACCAGTGCTTGCTTCACGTCCAGTAATATGTCCGGTAAAATGTTGATGAGCATTCAGCAGGGAATGACACCGCTTGAGGTTCGTAATGTTTTTGGAGCAGAACCCGACTTTCGCCGTTTCGAAGGAAATTCGGAAGAATGGGAATATCGCCGTTATTCAACGACTGCCAATGCTGGATGGTCTGTTGTGCTGATTCAGTTCACAGACGGGCGTGTATCGGGAATGGATTCTTTTAAAGACAGAAGTATGGAGATGAACGCTACTACGGTAGTAACCCCTTCGCCAACGGCTGTTACTGCAATCGGAGCCTTTCCGAACCGTTATCCGGTGGAAGAGATTCGGGTAATGTCCGACTCGGAGTTTGAAAATTTTCATGATAAGTTGAAGTTTACAATAATGGATGATGAACAGAAAAAAATGATTGAGAGGATGCTACAAAAGCATGATGTCACTTCGGCTCAATGTGTGGAAATGGTGAAGGAGATTTCTTATACTCCCGACCAGGTGGAGATGATGAAGAAGATGTATCCGTATGTAAGGGACAAACAGAATTTTAATAAGGTGATTAATATCTTATTCTCTGATATCTATAAAGATGAAGTGCGTAAGTTTATCAAGGAGTATCATCAGAATAATAAATGA
- a CDS encoding ATP-binding protein: MKYPIGIQSFDQIREDGFVYVDKTDLIYDLVMNGKIYFLSRPRRFGKSLLVSTLACYFQGRKELFDGLAIASLEKDWLQYPIFRVDFNGGNYTREAELEKSIETYIAKWEVEYGKDPLETTTGDRFKGVLQRAYQKTGQRAVVLIDEYDKPILDVLDTGAFTRNHEGEKLLLEEHHREILKSFYSTFKGADEYLKFVLLTGVTKFSQVSVFSGFNQPKDISLDERYESLCGITQEELEKYFEEPISRLATKYECTVEEMKDWLKRQYDGYHFSTNMAAIYNPFSLLNTFDMNEIHNYWFSTGTPTYLIRLLQHNHEQMNELTGKFYKPSLFVDYKADVEQPLPMIYQSGYLTIKEYNKRMGTYLLDFPNNEVREGFLSVLAANYMKPKSKEVTSWITDAVMDLEQGDTDAFRRSLTSFLASIPYDSHGSLKDIDITEKHFQYTFYLLLRLIGVYCTAIHCEDRQSYGRVDCTLEMEDYVYIFEFKMDGTAQEALEQIEKTGYAKPYLADRRKVVCIGVNFSSATRTVEDWEEISIVSQTKSY, encoded by the coding sequence ATGAAATATCCCATTGGAATACAGAGTTTCGACCAAATCCGTGAAGACGGATTTGTTTATGTAGACAAGACAGACTTGATTTACGACCTTGTCATGAATGGAAAAATCTATTTCTTGAGCCGTCCACGCCGCTTTGGGAAAAGCCTGTTGGTTAGCACGCTTGCCTGTTACTTCCAAGGGAGAAAAGAACTTTTCGACGGACTAGCAATCGCCAGTCTTGAAAAAGACTGGTTACAATATCCTATCTTCCGTGTGGACTTCAACGGCGGAAACTACACCCGTGAAGCAGAACTGGAAAAAAGTATCGAAACCTACATAGCCAAATGGGAAGTGGAATATGGTAAAGACCCCCTTGAAACCACCACAGGAGATCGCTTCAAGGGAGTATTACAACGTGCCTACCAAAAGACCGGGCAGCGCGCCGTAGTGCTAATCGATGAATATGATAAACCCATCCTCGATGTGTTGGACACCGGAGCTTTCACACGCAATCACGAAGGAGAAAAACTACTGCTCGAAGAGCATCACAGAGAAATTCTGAAGTCGTTCTATTCCACCTTCAAAGGAGCCGACGAGTATCTGAAATTTGTACTGCTGACGGGAGTCACGAAATTCTCACAAGTAAGTGTATTCAGCGGTTTCAACCAGCCTAAAGACATTAGTCTGGACGAACGCTACGAATCATTATGCGGAATCACCCAAGAAGAGTTGGAAAAATACTTCGAAGAACCTATATCGCGATTGGCAACTAAATACGAATGTACGGTTGAAGAAATGAAGGACTGGCTAAAAAGACAGTACGATGGTTATCATTTTAGTACGAACATGGCAGCCATTTACAATCCGTTTAGCTTACTCAATACTTTTGATATGAATGAAATCCACAACTATTGGTTCTCTACCGGGACTCCTACTTATTTGATACGCTTGCTACAGCACAATCATGAGCAGATGAACGAACTGACTGGCAAATTTTATAAACCGTCTTTATTTGTGGACTACAAGGCAGATGTGGAACAGCCTTTACCTATGATTTATCAAAGCGGTTATCTCACAATTAAGGAGTATAACAAAAGAATGGGAACCTATTTGCTTGACTTCCCGAATAATGAGGTGCGTGAGGGATTCTTGTCTGTATTAGCAGCCAATTATATGAAGCCGAAGAGTAAGGAAGTGACGAGTTGGATAACAGATGCCGTGATGGACCTTGAACAAGGTGATACAGACGCGTTCCGCCGTTCCCTCACCTCTTTTTTGGCAAGTATACCCTATGACTCCCACGGTTCGTTGAAAGATATAGATATAACAGAAAAGCATTTTCAATATACTTTTTATCTATTACTTCGACTGATAGGCGTATATTGCACTGCCATCCATTGTGAAGACCGCCAAAGCTACGGACGGGTGGATTGTACGCTGGAGATGGAGGATTACGTCTATATCTTTGAATTCAAAATGGACGGAACAGCACAGGAAGCTTTGGAACAAATAGAGAAGACCGGCTATGCCAAACCTTACCTGGCAGACAGACGAAAGGTGGTTTGTATTGGAGTCAACTTTTCATCCGCCACACGGACAGTCGAAGATTGGGAAGAAATCTCCATCGTTTCCCAAACAAAGAGTTATTAA